A genomic segment from Candidatus Viadribacter manganicus encodes:
- a CDS encoding EF-hand domain-containing protein, producing the protein MSIRTLAFVACAALGLTACGGRAAQDRTAPIRALLSADALMLVSFDTNGDLSVSRDEAEAGFAREFARADADNNGALSPIEFSNWSSLVLGGSQIGPYRLDFDRNVDNVITREEYDTELRARFSQYDADENGALSRTEFVRLVGQARPPTQRRQTAPTIGGAGGPGE; encoded by the coding sequence ATGAGCATCAGAACACTCGCGTTTGTGGCGTGCGCGGCGCTGGGATTGACTGCTTGCGGCGGTCGCGCCGCGCAGGATCGCACCGCGCCCATCCGCGCGCTGCTTTCCGCTGACGCGCTAATGCTCGTGAGTTTCGATACCAATGGCGACTTGAGCGTCTCCCGGGACGAAGCTGAAGCAGGCTTCGCGCGCGAATTTGCACGCGCCGACGCTGACAATAATGGCGCTTTATCGCCGATCGAGTTTTCGAACTGGTCGAGCTTGGTGCTCGGTGGTTCCCAGATCGGGCCATACAGGCTCGATTTTGATCGTAACGTCGATAACGTCATCACGCGCGAGGAATACGACACCGAACTGCGCGCGCGCTTTTCGCAATATGATGCGGACGAGAATGGCGCGTTGTCGCGTACTGAGTTCGTGCGCCTAGTGGGGCAGGCGCGTCCGCCGACGCAGCGCCGTCAAACCGCACCCACGATCGGCGGGGCAGGTGGCCCGGGTGAATGA
- a CDS encoding response regulator — protein MTPEDPHILVVDDHREIRESLAQFLRKNGRRATAVDSAEAARRAIKENRIDAVVLDIMMPGEDGLSLCRHIRETNHIPVLLLSARAEELDRIIGLEVGADDYVVKPFNPRELLARIDAVLRRTHALPPNVEAPTGETLRFDRWTLKLAERELVDDEGHVHEMSTGEYRLLLTFLQRPKIVLSRDQLLDLAFDGGKDVFDRAVDTQVSRLRRKIEADARSPKLIKTVWGGGYVFTAPVDKT, from the coding sequence ATGACGCCAGAGGACCCCCATATCCTGGTCGTTGACGACCACCGAGAGATCCGCGAGTCGCTCGCCCAGTTCCTGCGCAAGAACGGACGCCGCGCGACCGCCGTCGACAGCGCCGAAGCCGCACGCCGGGCAATCAAGGAAAACCGGATCGATGCCGTCGTCCTCGACATTATGATGCCGGGCGAAGACGGTCTCTCTCTATGCCGCCACATCCGTGAGACGAACCATATCCCAGTGCTGTTGCTCTCGGCGCGCGCCGAAGAGCTTGATCGCATCATAGGCCTCGAAGTCGGCGCCGACGATTATGTGGTGAAGCCGTTCAATCCGCGGGAGTTACTAGCGCGCATTGATGCCGTGCTGCGCCGCACCCACGCTTTGCCGCCAAATGTGGAGGCGCCAACCGGCGAGACCCTGCGCTTCGATCGCTGGACACTGAAGCTCGCAGAGCGCGAATTGGTCGACGACGAAGGCCATGTGCACGAAATGTCGACGGGTGAGTACCGCTTATTGCTCACCTTCCTGCAGCGACCGAAGATCGTTCTATCGCGCGATCAGTTGCTGGACCTTGCCTTCGATGGCGGCAAGGACGTCTTCGATCGTGCGGTTGACACCCAAGTCAGCCGTTTGCGTCGCAAGATCGAGGCGGACGCGCGCTCCCCCAAGCTGATCAAAACGGTTTGGGGCGGCGGGTACGTGTTCACGGCGCCTGTCGATAAGACGTGA
- a CDS encoding ATP-binding protein, with amino-acid sequence MKIPLNTLTGRMVAVTVVAVIVSYAIAFAIYTNERGSALRRAAETNVAERVAFTAERLRDLPPARRVGAAESIREFSLRFNVSETPEITVNTGGAGTRIANVINERLANSETHARSRIIEAPSRRWRDRGPRPLRDGEDRPPPPPDQFGDGRGAGGPPDDAPIVRVTEATISVRLDEATWLNATARLPGPRPTPFSAIVGALVSIVIVGIGAALVARQIGRPLSDLANAARALGSGETNVAAPVSGPEDVRRASTAFNAMAERLGRQLNRQRQMLWALSHDLRTPITAIRLRAELIEDEGERQRLLASVAEMETLTEQALSLARAGASEEARASVDLAEIARTLCGELQDLGINVSADANEPIITECRPTEIARAMRNLGENAAKYGGGGIMRVYRNTANEAVIEIADSGPGVPADLLAKLTNPFFRADDARSEASGAGLGLAITQAIADSHGGRLILENRTPRGFSAKLILP; translated from the coding sequence GTGAAGATTCCGCTCAACACCCTAACCGGACGGATGGTGGCGGTCACCGTCGTGGCCGTGATCGTCTCGTATGCGATTGCGTTTGCAATCTACACGAATGAGCGCGGATCAGCGCTGCGCCGCGCTGCGGAGACCAATGTCGCTGAACGCGTTGCATTCACCGCCGAACGTTTGCGAGATTTGCCCCCCGCTCGGCGCGTTGGCGCAGCAGAGTCCATTCGCGAATTTTCGTTGCGATTTAATGTTTCCGAGACACCGGAAATCACGGTGAACACCGGTGGCGCAGGCACACGCATCGCCAACGTCATCAACGAGCGCCTTGCAAACAGCGAAACGCACGCGCGCTCCCGCATCATCGAAGCACCCTCGCGGCGATGGCGGGATCGTGGACCTCGTCCCTTGCGCGACGGCGAAGATCGCCCACCGCCACCACCGGACCAATTTGGCGACGGTCGCGGCGCAGGCGGACCTCCGGACGATGCGCCGATTGTGCGTGTCACCGAGGCCACGATCTCTGTGCGCCTCGACGAAGCCACGTGGCTCAACGCCACTGCGCGCCTGCCTGGCCCTCGCCCGACGCCATTCAGCGCTATCGTAGGCGCCCTGGTTTCCATCGTGATCGTTGGCATCGGCGCTGCTCTGGTCGCCCGGCAGATTGGCCGGCCGTTGTCGGATCTCGCAAACGCCGCTCGCGCACTAGGCTCGGGGGAAACGAACGTCGCTGCCCCCGTGAGCGGCCCGGAGGATGTGCGGCGCGCCTCCACAGCGTTCAACGCCATGGCGGAGCGCTTGGGTCGCCAGCTCAATCGCCAAAGACAAATGCTCTGGGCGCTCTCACATGATCTGCGCACGCCGATCACCGCAATCCGGCTCCGCGCCGAGCTCATCGAGGATGAAGGTGAACGCCAGCGCCTCCTCGCCTCAGTTGCGGAAATGGAAACTCTGACGGAGCAGGCGCTTTCACTGGCGCGCGCCGGCGCCAGCGAAGAGGCGCGCGCGAGCGTGGATCTCGCCGAAATCGCGCGGACGCTTTGCGGCGAACTTCAAGATTTGGGCATCAATGTCAGCGCCGACGCAAACGAACCGATCATCACCGAGTGCCGCCCGACTGAGATCGCGCGCGCGATGCGGAATCTGGGTGAAAACGCCGCCAAATATGGCGGTGGCGGAATCATGCGCGTCTATCGCAACACGGCGAACGAAGCTGTGATTGAAATCGCAGATTCCGGACCGGGCGTGCCGGCAGATTTACTGGCGAAACTCACCAATCCATTTTTTCGCGCCGACGACGCACGCAGCGAAGCCAGCGGCGCAGGTCTCGGATTGGCGATCACGCAGGCCATTGCGGATAGTCACGGCGGGCGCTTGATCCTCGAGAACCGCACGCCGCGCGGTTTCAGCGCCAAGCTGATCTTGCCTTAG
- a CDS encoding TraB/GumN family protein, with product MMKAVFGVFAAFFALAASACAQAPAAQQSGEIAPLLYAVRDADSTMYLYGTVHVRPRGADWANDRVRAAIDESSEIWTELMMNPETDQRTQVLALQLGAAEPGRPLSSWLTPEENASLNAVTTRLGMPVGALEPYKPWLAGLTLTLAPLIQAGYDPASGVDRSIDAYGDNAGKTMRALETPDQQLTFFANLSPEIQREMLREAVHESASVTTMIGEMSAAWEQGNERTLERAVIDDTRTDYPELYQMLFVDRNNAWMTELTREMQGSGVDFVAVGAGHIIGSDGLVAQFRARGYRVDRIR from the coding sequence ATGATGAAAGCTGTGTTTGGCGTCTTTGCCGCATTTTTCGCGCTCGCTGCCTCAGCTTGTGCGCAAGCGCCCGCTGCCCAGCAATCGGGCGAGATCGCGCCGCTTCTCTACGCGGTGCGTGACGCAGACTCGACGATGTATCTTTATGGCACCGTTCATGTACGGCCCCGTGGCGCAGATTGGGCCAATGACCGCGTGCGCGCCGCCATCGATGAGTCCAGCGAGATCTGGACTGAGCTGATGATGAACCCCGAGACCGACCAACGGACGCAGGTGCTGGCTCTGCAACTCGGAGCCGCCGAACCTGGCCGGCCGTTGTCGAGCTGGCTTACGCCGGAAGAGAACGCGTCGTTGAACGCGGTCACCACACGGCTTGGCATGCCGGTGGGCGCGCTCGAACCCTACAAGCCCTGGCTCGCCGGTCTGACGCTCACCCTCGCGCCCCTTATTCAAGCTGGTTACGACCCTGCTTCCGGCGTGGACCGCTCGATTGATGCTTACGGTGATAACGCCGGCAAGACGATGCGCGCGCTGGAAACGCCGGATCAGCAATTGACGTTCTTCGCAAATCTCAGCCCTGAAATTCAGCGCGAGATGCTGCGTGAGGCGGTCCACGAATCCGCGTCGGTCACGACCATGATCGGCGAAATGTCGGCGGCCTGGGAGCAGGGTAACGAGCGCACCTTGGAGCGCGCCGTCATTGACGACACGCGCACGGACTATCCCGAGCTCTACCAGATGCTGTTCGTTGATCGTAACAACGCCTGGATGACCGAGCTGACACGCGAGATGCAAGGCTCTGGCGTCGATTTCGTCGCCGTAGGCGCCGGACACATCATTGGGAGCGACGGCCTCGTCGCGCAGTTCCGTGCGCGCGGTTATCGCGTTGATCGCATCCGCTAA
- a CDS encoding TraB/GumN family protein, whose protein sequence is MIKHWVFAAALTFAGFAHADEKPQPAPAAPAAAAAPAYPALFVARDADSTLYLFGTMHIRRPGGEWGGPVAQAALAEADEVWTEMEIAENTQSEVQALVLSAGMAPADRPLSSWLNKDQRAELAAALQHLGASPAVFERMRPWLAAMTLSVMPLMQQGYDPAAGADRAVIGAAGDARQRAFETAAEQIGFFANLSDTAQRQYLMDTINTATGGSDEIDQLSHAWESGDLERLETLVLDSFRARYPELHQVIFTQRNHNWTETLVAELDGAGVDFVAVGAGHLLGDDGVVALLRARGVDVERAE, encoded by the coding sequence ATGATCAAGCATTGGGTATTCGCCGCGGCGCTGACATTTGCCGGGTTCGCCCATGCCGACGAAAAGCCGCAACCGGCCCCCGCTGCACCTGCCGCTGCTGCGGCGCCGGCTTATCCGGCATTGTTCGTTGCCCGCGACGCAGATTCCACGCTCTATTTGTTCGGCACGATGCACATCCGCCGCCCTGGCGGCGAATGGGGCGGACCTGTCGCGCAAGCGGCGCTGGCCGAGGCGGACGAAGTCTGGACCGAGATGGAGATTGCAGAGAACACGCAGAGTGAAGTGCAAGCGCTGGTGCTCTCCGCCGGCATGGCGCCGGCGGATCGGCCGCTTTCGAGCTGGCTCAATAAAGATCAGCGCGCAGAACTCGCGGCAGCTCTGCAACATCTCGGGGCTTCGCCAGCCGTGTTCGAACGGATGCGGCCATGGCTTGCAGCAATGACGCTTTCGGTCATGCCGCTGATGCAGCAAGGCTATGACCCCGCCGCCGGCGCCGATCGCGCTGTGATTGGAGCTGCAGGAGACGCCCGTCAGCGCGCATTCGAAACAGCGGCCGAACAGATCGGGTTCTTTGCAAATTTGAGCGACACCGCTCAGCGCCAATATCTCATGGACACGATCAACACTGCGACGGGTGGTTCAGACGAGATCGATCAATTATCGCATGCGTGGGAAAGCGGTGATCTTGAACGGCTTGAGACGCTGGTGCTTGATAGCTTTCGCGCCCGTTATCCCGAATTGCACCAAGTCATCTTCACACAGCGCAACCACAATTGGACTGAAACCCTGGTGGCTGAGCTTGATGGCGCCGGCGTTGATTTTGTCGCTGTCGGCGCGGGGCATTTGCTGGGCGATGACGGCGTCGTCGCGTTGTTGCGCGCACGCGGCGTGGATGTCGAGCGAGCAGAGTAA
- a CDS encoding 2'-deoxycytidine 5'-triphosphate deaminase, producing the protein MSTTHGVLSDSEIKKAIKQGWIVAEAVYLDDQIQPASLDLRLGKTAYRLRASFLPGAGAKVADRLDGELVMHKIDLTQGAVLETGCVYLVQVQETLALPQHMHGAANPKSSTGRVDVFTRLITDGAQSFDYIPMGYHGPMWAEISPCTFSVLVRTGTRLSQVRLRRGPPHPKREIDFTMDLAMNGPVGFRAKRHSGVVDVDRVGAYDPRDFWEPMEARKGRVVLEPGQFYIFASKENVVIPADEAAEMAPIRPELGEFRAHYAGFFDPGFGIAPNEGRAVLEVRSRDVPFIVEDGQPVGKLVFEPLSGPVDRLYGESGSNYQGQGLKLSKHFAPWK; encoded by the coding sequence ATGAGCACCACCCACGGCGTTCTCTCGGACAGCGAAATCAAAAAGGCGATCAAGCAGGGCTGGATCGTCGCCGAAGCGGTATACTTGGACGATCAGATACAGCCCGCGAGCCTGGATCTCCGGTTGGGCAAAACAGCCTATCGATTGCGCGCAAGCTTTTTGCCGGGCGCTGGCGCCAAGGTTGCCGATCGCCTCGATGGCGAGCTGGTGATGCACAAGATCGATCTGACGCAAGGCGCGGTGCTCGAGACTGGCTGTGTCTATCTCGTGCAGGTGCAAGAGACATTGGCGTTGCCGCAGCACATGCACGGCGCCGCCAACCCGAAAAGCTCAACCGGCCGTGTAGACGTATTTACGCGTTTGATTACCGACGGCGCACAATCGTTTGACTATATCCCGATGGGCTATCACGGACCGATGTGGGCGGAGATTTCGCCGTGCACGTTCTCTGTGCTGGTGCGCACGGGCACGCGTTTGAGCCAAGTGCGTTTGCGCCGTGGGCCGCCGCACCCAAAGCGTGAGATCGATTTCACGATGGATCTGGCAATGAACGGGCCCGTTGGTTTTCGCGCCAAGCGTCATTCCGGTGTTGTCGATGTGGATCGCGTAGGCGCCTACGACCCGCGCGACTTTTGGGAGCCGATGGAAGCGCGCAAGGGTCGTGTCGTGCTGGAGCCCGGTCAATTCTACATTTTCGCATCGAAGGAAAATGTCGTCATCCCGGCTGACGAAGCTGCGGAGATGGCGCCTATCAGACCGGAGCTCGGTGAGTTTCGCGCCCACTATGCAGGGTTCTTCGATCCGGGTTTTGGTATAGCGCCGAATGAAGGGCGTGCGGTGCTCGAAGTGCGTTCGCGCGACGTGCCGTTCATCGTCGAAGACGGACAGCCGGTCGGCAAACTTGTGTTCGAGCCTTTGTCCGGCCCCGTTGATCGTCTCTATGGCGAGAGCGGTTCAAATTATCAGGGGCAGGGCCTGAAGCTCTCGAAGCATTTCGCGCCTTGGAAATGA
- the apaG gene encoding Co2+/Mg2+ efflux protein ApaG, producing the protein MYEQETAGMIVRVDPQFLPDESRPEDGRFVWAYTIEIENRRPDPVQLISRFWRITDENGATQEVRGDGVIGQQPVIAPGGTFKYTSAAPLAAPSGVMMGAYSMQRQNGEAFDIKVPLFALDSPFNEKLAN; encoded by the coding sequence ATGTACGAACAAGAAACCGCCGGCATGATCGTGCGCGTCGATCCGCAGTTTCTGCCGGATGAATCGCGCCCCGAAGACGGCCGTTTCGTCTGGGCCTACACAATTGAGATCGAGAACCGACGGCCTGATCCAGTTCAGCTCATCTCTCGCTTCTGGCGCATCACAGATGAGAACGGCGCAACGCAAGAAGTGCGCGGCGATGGCGTCATCGGGCAACAGCCTGTCATCGCGCCGGGCGGAACCTTCAAGTATACGAGCGCAGCGCCGCTGGCCGCGCCCTCTGGCGTCATGATGGGCGCCTATTCCATGCAGCGCCAAAATGGCGAAGCGTTCGACATCAAGGTGCCGCTCTTTGCACTCGACTCTCCCTTCAACGAAAAACTGGCGAACTAA
- a CDS encoding DUF3833 family protein, with protein sequence MNMLLSLAAIVALSTFASACATRPPTPAAASTQPFVVERDLAGASVARGEFRSITGVRRGFTAQLNGTWDGETLTLVEDFAYDDGERDRKTWRLQRVAPGEFVGTREDVVGQARGFQDGDVFRLEYDVVLPSENGRGRKVRFRDVLALRADGDILNNATVGWLGLRVGSVSLVIERD encoded by the coding sequence ATGAACATGCTCTTGAGCCTTGCCGCGATCGTGGCGCTGTCCACCTTCGCGAGCGCCTGCGCCACGCGCCCACCGACGCCTGCTGCGGCGAGCACACAACCCTTTGTGGTCGAACGCGACCTTGCCGGCGCCAGTGTCGCGCGCGGAGAATTCCGCTCCATTACTGGCGTTCGGCGCGGCTTCACCGCGCAGCTGAACGGAACCTGGGACGGCGAAACGCTGACCCTTGTCGAGGATTTTGCCTACGATGATGGCGAACGCGATCGCAAGACTTGGCGATTGCAGCGCGTCGCACCGGGCGAGTTCGTTGGAACGCGCGAAGACGTCGTTGGCCAAGCGCGCGGCTTTCAGGACGGCGACGTATTTAGGCTGGAGTACGATGTCGTACTCCCTAGCGAAAACGGTCGGGGCCGAAAGGTGCGGTTCCGCGATGTGCTCGCGCTGCGTGCCGACGGCGACATCTTGAACAATGCGACAGTTGGTTGGCTAGGCCTTCGCGTCGGCAGCGTTTCACTGGTTATCGAACGCGATTAA
- a CDS encoding GcrA family cell cycle regulator, which yields MGWSEERVALLRKLWAEGLSASQIAKQLGGVTRNAVIGKVHRLGLAGRATPSRPAKRPVRTARPRVVGPSAPRLRLPSSEPRVVIPDLEPVKLDDGRAATVLTLNESMCKYPIGDPTDPDFAFCGRGAFGNHPYCQDHARLAYQPSQARKRRTSGEPDELRRMMRLSAM from the coding sequence ATGGGCTGGTCAGAAGAGCGCGTTGCGCTGCTGCGTAAGCTGTGGGCCGAAGGGCTTTCAGCTAGCCAAATTGCGAAACAACTGGGCGGGGTCACCCGCAACGCCGTGATCGGCAAGGTCCACCGCCTCGGTTTGGCGGGCCGGGCTACGCCATCTCGGCCGGCCAAGCGGCCGGTTCGGACCGCACGTCCGCGGGTCGTGGGCCCGTCTGCGCCGCGTCTGCGCCTGCCGTCGAGCGAACCGCGCGTGGTCATTCCGGATCTTGAGCCGGTGAAACTCGATGACGGCCGGGCCGCGACGGTCCTGACGCTCAATGAGAGCATGTGCAAATATCCGATCGGCGATCCGACAGACCCCGATTTCGCGTTCTGCGGCCGCGGGGCCTTCGGCAATCATCCCTATTGCCAGGATCACGCGCGTCTCGCTTATCAACCGAGCCAGGCACGCAAGCGGCGCACCTCTGGCGAGCCGGATGAGCTTCGCCGCATGATGCGCCTGTCGGCTATGTAG
- a CDS encoding ABC transporter permease — MDTAARTTPPALTSRHYGAINWLGLQTLVWREIRRFLKVGAQTVFAPLIQTLLFMLVFSLVRQGDWPGTARAYADGLAAGLVMMSILSNAFQNASSSLVIAKVQGNSVDFLMPPLSALELTIAFIVGAAARGLLVGFASLVAVAFLANIMPVNIFAALYYAVVASVIFGAIGLLGGIWADKFDHLAAVTNFIIVPLTFLSGTFYSTSILPEPIRTISHYNPVFSLIDGFRYGFIGHHDAPLWTGAILTGALALALSYASWAMIKSGYRLRS; from the coding sequence ATGGACACCGCCGCACGAACTACTCCTCCCGCACTGACCTCACGGCACTACGGAGCGATCAATTGGCTGGGTTTGCAGACACTGGTCTGGCGTGAAATCCGCCGCTTCTTGAAGGTCGGGGCGCAGACGGTGTTCGCCCCCCTCATCCAGACGCTTTTGTTCATGCTCGTCTTCAGCCTCGTGCGCCAAGGCGACTGGCCGGGCACAGCGCGCGCCTATGCGGACGGCTTGGCCGCCGGGCTGGTCATGATGTCGATCCTCTCCAACGCGTTTCAGAACGCATCGTCGTCGCTTGTCATTGCCAAGGTGCAAGGCAACTCGGTCGACTTCCTGATGCCGCCGCTTTCTGCGCTCGAATTGACGATCGCGTTCATTGTCGGCGCTGCCGCGCGCGGATTGCTTGTTGGCTTCGCGAGCCTCGTCGCTGTCGCGTTTCTCGCCAACATCATGCCGGTCAACATTTTCGCCGCGCTCTACTACGCCGTCGTTGCGTCAGTGATTTTCGGCGCGATCGGATTGCTCGGCGGTATCTGGGCCGACAAGTTCGATCACCTCGCGGCGGTGACCAACTTCATTATCGTGCCGCTGACGTTTCTCTCCGGCACCTTCTACTCAACATCAATCTTACCCGAACCGATCCGCACCATCTCGCACTACAATCCGGTTTTCTCGCTGATCGACGGCTTCCGCTACGGCTTCATCGGCCACCACGACGCGCCACTCTGGACCGGCGCAATCCTCACTGGCGCGCTGGCGCTCGCACTGAGCTACGCCAGCTGGGCGATGATCAAGAGCGGGTATCGGTTGCGGAGCTAG
- a CDS encoding alpha/beta hydrolase, giving the protein MRRDHTIPRGELHRLVHESIVLQGNPLGDPFVRELFIWTPPGWSAGERLPLLVDLKGYTSSALAHANWQPFSENLPERLDRLVHEGMARVVVAMPDCFTKLFGNQYLNSAGTGRYADYLCDEIVPFVEQRFGCGGKGKRGVFGKSSGGYGAAYHGLTRSDFWDAISIQSGDMGFDALYVPAFFDDLNVQRRYDNSIEKMWKALTAKPKMSFAESVALMDCAQSAFYDPDTTQFMNMRLPLDPYTGEWIAERWDNWMKNDPVVMFDALGENLRKLKLVYMDCGDHDNFRIHFGMRRFAKKLKAAAIPHEYDEFDDDHMDVDYRMDVFLPKLARALSA; this is encoded by the coding sequence ATGAGGCGAGACCACACCATTCCCCGCGGCGAGTTGCATCGCTTGGTTCATGAATCCATCGTTTTGCAGGGCAATCCGCTGGGCGATCCGTTTGTGCGGGAGCTCTTCATTTGGACGCCGCCGGGCTGGAGTGCTGGGGAGCGCTTGCCGCTGCTGGTGGACCTCAAGGGCTACACCTCGTCGGCGCTCGCGCATGCGAACTGGCAGCCGTTTTCCGAGAATTTGCCCGAGCGCCTTGACCGCCTGGTTCACGAGGGGATGGCGCGTGTGGTGGTGGCGATGCCCGATTGCTTCACCAAGCTCTTTGGCAACCAGTACCTCAACAGCGCCGGCACTGGACGATACGCCGATTATCTCTGCGACGAGATCGTGCCATTCGTGGAACAGCGTTTTGGCTGCGGCGGCAAGGGAAAGCGCGGCGTGTTTGGCAAGTCTTCCGGCGGCTATGGGGCCGCTTACCACGGGCTGACGCGCAGCGATTTCTGGGACGCGATATCGATCCAGAGCGGCGATATGGGCTTTGATGCGCTCTACGTCCCGGCCTTCTTCGACGATCTCAACGTGCAGCGCCGATACGATAATTCCATCGAAAAGATGTGGAAGGCTCTGACGGCGAAGCCGAAGATGAGCTTTGCGGAATCTGTTGCTCTGATGGATTGCGCGCAAAGCGCGTTCTACGATCCGGACACGACCCAATTCATGAACATGCGCCTCCCGTTGGATCCTTACACAGGCGAGTGGATCGCGGAGCGTTGGGACAATTGGATGAAGAACGATCCAGTCGTGATGTTCGACGCTTTGGGTGAAAATCTGCGCAAGCTAAAGCTCGTCTATATGGATTGCGGCGACCACGACAATTTTCGCATCCACTTCGGCATGCGGCGCTTCGCGAAGAAGCTGAAAGCCGCCGCCATCCCGCACGAGTACGACGAATTCGACGACGACCACATGGACGTGGATTATCGGATGGACGTGTTCTTGCCGAAGTTGGCGCGGGCGTTGAGTGCCTGA
- a CDS encoding aspartate aminotransferase family protein, with product MSAAESHILPVYSPPEQIFERGEGCWIWDDKGEKYLDCIAGISVNAFGHAPPFLVKTLTEQAGKLWHTSNMFKIKGQEELAAKYTRDCFADVVFFTNSGTEAIEGSLKTARKYHSANGHPERIDIIGFQGSFHGRSYAAINASGTPAYLEGFGPRLPGFIQVPYGDEAALRAAISPTTAALIIEPVQGEGGVRAVPEETLRLYRKLADENGFLIIFDEVQSGAGRTGKMWAHQWSGMTPDIMAVAKGVGGGFPMGAFMATKEAAKGMVVGVHGTTFGGNPLAMAVGNAAYDELSKPAFLEHVNKVANYLSQALEGLKDRHPQLVVDVRGKGLLRGIKLTINPKEIQAKLRARKVLVGVAGDNVLRIAPPLTIKEDELRQLIDAVDAVLAAQMAEASA from the coding sequence ATGAGCGCCGCAGAAAGCCATATCCTTCCCGTCTATTCGCCGCCGGAGCAGATCTTCGAGCGCGGCGAAGGCTGCTGGATCTGGGACGACAAGGGCGAAAAGTATCTCGATTGCATCGCGGGGATTTCGGTCAACGCATTCGGTCACGCGCCGCCCTTCCTGGTGAAGACGCTGACCGAGCAAGCCGGCAAGCTCTGGCACACTTCGAACATGTTCAAGATCAAGGGCCAAGAAGAGCTCGCTGCGAAGTACACGCGCGACTGCTTCGCCGATGTCGTGTTCTTCACAAACAGCGGCACCGAAGCGATCGAAGGCTCGCTGAAAACCGCACGCAAATATCACTCGGCCAACGGCCACCCCGAGCGCATCGATATCATCGGCTTCCAGGGCTCGTTCCACGGTCGTTCGTACGCAGCGATCAACGCGTCGGGCACGCCGGCATACCTTGAGGGCTTCGGCCCGCGCCTGCCGGGCTTCATCCAAGTTCCATACGGCGACGAGGCCGCGCTCCGCGCCGCAATCTCGCCGACGACTGCGGCGCTCATCATCGAGCCGGTGCAGGGTGAAGGCGGTGTGCGCGCCGTGCCGGAGGAGACGCTGCGCCTCTATCGCAAGCTCGCCGACGAGAACGGCTTCCTGATCATCTTCGACGAAGTGCAATCGGGCGCTGGCCGCACGGGCAAAATGTGGGCCCACCAATGGAGTGGCATGACGCCGGACATCATGGCCGTCGCCAAGGGTGTCGGCGGCGGCTTCCCTATGGGCGCATTCATGGCGACCAAGGAAGCAGCTAAAGGCATGGTTGTCGGCGTTCACGGCACGACGTTCGGCGGCAATCCGCTGGCGATGGCTGTCGGCAATGCAGCGTATGACGAACTCTCGAAGCCAGCCTTCCTTGAGCACGTCAACAAGGTCGCGAACTATCTCTCGCAAGCGCTGGAAGGCTTGAAAGACCGCCACCCTCAGCTTGTGGTTGATGTGCGCGGCAAGGGCTTGCTGCGCGGCATCAAGCTCACGATCAATCCGAAGGAAATCCAAGCCAAGCTGCGCGCTCGCAAAGTTCTGGTTGGCGTGGCCGGCGACAATGTTCTTCGCATCGCGCCGCCGCTGACGATCAAAGAAGACGAACTCCGTCAGCTGATCGATGCGGTCGACGCCGTGCTCGCGGCGCAGATGGCGGAAGCGAGCGCGTGA